A genome region from Eurosta solidaginis isolate ZX-2024a chromosome 2, ASM4086904v1, whole genome shotgun sequence includes the following:
- the LOC137241864 gene encoding uncharacterized protein, producing MQIDLTLQNLTQIFWTIIIVLNLYVALLLYRMSRVYRAERRIKLLETANIKEHIEFMRTRPDRSVSSGFSPNGSFTTRSRFFEQFLASEPPQLRSCMHVRPNFRSNSSTTAADDEADERYEQRRRQQHQEYQQKQRSQQLQIELQRKHDYNKLQQQQQQYEHQQQQQNLSQQHEGLRKIKSRQQKFGGIMKSQTQPQQLINPKMIEQTSSEETSYNPKPDDEHTLYISDSFGRVVHEIPFRECDYMDALHVVLGDQRWKIKKAWK from the coding sequence atgcaaaTAGACCTTACTCTACAAAATTTAACGCAAATATTTTGGACAATTAttattgtattaaatttgtatgtAGCATTGTTGTTGTACCGTATGTCCAGAGTGTACCGCGCCGAGAGAAGAATCAAATTACTAGAGACCGCCAACATCAAGGAACACATTGAGTTTATGCGCACGCGGCCTGATCGTTCGGTCTCATCTGGGTTCTCACCAAATGGCAGTTTCACCACACGAAGCCGCTTTTTTGAACAATTTCTCGCTTCCGAACCACCACAACTTCGTTCGTGTATGCATGTAAGACCAAATTTCCGTTCGAACTCTTCGACCACAGCAGCCGATGACGAAGCGGATGAACGATATGAGCAACGGCGCAGGCAACAGCACCAAGAATACCAACAGAAACAACGTTCGCAACAGCTACAAATAGAATTGCAACGCAAGCACGATTATAATAagttacaacaacagcagcaacaatatgaacaccaacaacaacaacagaacttAAGTCAGCAACATGAGGGATTACGAAAGATTAAATCACGGCAACAAAAATTTGGGGGCATAATGAAATCTCAAACTCAGCCGCAACAGCTTATTAATCCGAAAATGATTGAGCAAACGAGCTCAGAGGAGACTTCGTATAATCCGAAACCCGATGATGAGCATACTCTATATATATCGGATAGTTTTGGACGTGTCGTGCATGAGATACCTTTTCGAGAATGTGATTATATGGATGCGTTGCATGTTGTGCTAGGCGATcagcgttggaagatcaagaaggcGTGGAAGTGA